The proteins below are encoded in one region of Ignavibacteriota bacterium:
- a CDS encoding SBBP repeat-containing protein, which produces MKKSYQYILLLISFALLSAYTDAQLAREWKAQFGSIKKGTDGGTAITVDDSGYIYVGGYSQRKTTGIDMVVLKYHPDGEVQWTAYYSSGGKLADKALAIAVDTGNNVYVTGTTLTSSNGLDYVTVKFDTSGSLLWSVTYNGTGNGDDVPVAIAVNDSLNVYVTGSSQGSGGTGLDFATVKYDRDGNLVWAKRFTGDGHGNKREDKATAMALRGTEDLYVTGYCTEGTANFLTIKYNAITGDTVWTARYNGPSDLQDMATAIVLRSTSDVFVTGSSQDVANGYDYLTIKYDTAGNEQWVSRYNGNANSDDMACAIAISGTTRVYVTGRSLQVGSSNDIVTVNYNMSTGAEDWVSILNGTANDEDAGVAILGGNNPHVIGKSTGYGVKYDYVFQEIKGSNGDENWNTRYNGSGNADDIPAAIVSSGTAYYITGSTSPDGKTTDILTIKYNDKKKMKFRTFLQDSLYQKGVALKTLAVVPNYGNFRDTSFARAFPKIKSGNPGAPGGMVIGNPRPDSATQYGWMRITKGPSIIKFITHTSAPRGFDTYDGNPFVGEKKDPKLEKYNNKLVGELLALKLNIGASDAEVTTPMFGDLTYEGEDTVGGVVLTGMTLRQIVSLTDNFLTYWQKYPTLEWVKLHLILKTINNSFTGPLKIVNQQPLAFTGAVHIDSVPLFGAPTIAPANEPLRFVPGSLDETPNAFALNQNYPNPFNPTTNFGFRISDFGVVTLKVYDMIGREVATVVNNQTMEEGEYEFSFDGSSLASGVYFYRLTATSLEDGTTFSETKRMLMMK; this is translated from the coding sequence ATGAAAAAAAGTTACCAATATATTTTACTACTTATTAGTTTTGCATTGTTGAGCGCATACACAGATGCTCAATTAGCCCGTGAGTGGAAAGCACAATTCGGGAGTATTAAAAAAGGAACCGACGGTGGAACTGCAATCACGGTGGATGATTCGGGATATATCTATGTCGGTGGATATTCACAAAGGAAAACGACCGGGATTGATATGGTTGTTCTAAAATATCATCCGGATGGTGAAGTTCAATGGACTGCATATTACTCTTCGGGAGGAAAACTTGCTGACAAAGCGTTGGCAATTGCCGTAGATACAGGCAACAATGTTTACGTAACAGGAACAACACTCACTTCCTCAAACGGATTAGATTACGTGACGGTCAAGTTTGATACTTCCGGCAGTTTGCTTTGGTCTGTTACATATAACGGAACAGGGAACGGAGACGATGTCCCTGTTGCCATTGCTGTAAACGATTCGCTGAATGTTTATGTGACCGGTTCAAGTCAAGGAAGCGGAGGAACGGGACTTGATTTCGCCACAGTGAAATATGACCGAGACGGTAATCTTGTTTGGGCAAAACGATTTACAGGAGATGGACATGGCAATAAACGTGAAGATAAAGCAACTGCAATGGCGCTTCGCGGCACAGAGGATTTATACGTGACCGGGTATTGTACGGAAGGAACAGCCAACTTCCTGACGATAAAATACAATGCAATCACCGGCGATACTGTGTGGACAGCCCGCTATAACGGACCGTCAGATTTGCAAGATATGGCAACTGCGATTGTTCTTCGAAGTACCAGCGATGTTTTTGTGACGGGCTCCAGTCAGGATGTTGCCAATGGCTATGATTATCTTACCATCAAATATGACACCGCCGGAAATGAACAGTGGGTTTCCCGGTATAATGGAAATGCAAACTCCGATGATATGGCGTGTGCGATAGCGATCAGCGGAACTACGAGAGTCTATGTTACCGGAAGAAGTTTACAGGTAGGGAGTTCCAATGATATTGTTACGGTAAACTATAACATGTCAACGGGAGCGGAGGATTGGGTCTCAATATTAAATGGAACGGCAAACGATGAAGATGCCGGTGTAGCAATTCTTGGAGGAAATAATCCTCATGTGATTGGAAAAAGTACCGGGTACGGAGTGAAATACGATTATGTGTTTCAGGAAATAAAAGGAAGCAACGGCGACGAAAACTGGAACACGCGGTACAATGGTTCGGGGAATGCAGATGACATCCCGGCGGCAATTGTTTCCTCCGGTACAGCATATTATATCACCGGCAGTACGAGCCCGGATGGTAAGACAACAGATATTCTTACTATCAAATATAATGATAAGAAGAAAATGAAATTCAGAACATTCCTGCAGGATAGTCTCTATCAAAAAGGAGTGGCGCTGAAAACATTAGCGGTTGTTCCTAATTACGGAAATTTCCGGGATACATCCTTCGCACGGGCATTCCCGAAAATCAAATCCGGAAACCCCGGTGCGCCCGGTGGTATGGTGATTGGCAATCCGAGACCCGATAGCGCGACGCAATACGGGTGGATGCGGATAACGAAGGGACCTTCCATCATCAAGTTTATCACGCATACATCTGCGCCCCGCGGGTTTGATACATACGATGGAAATCCTTTTGTCGGTGAAAAGAAAGACCCGAAACTTGAAAAATACAATAACAAACTTGTCGGTGAACTGCTTGCGTTAAAACTCAATATCGGAGCCAGCGATGCGGAAGTCACCACGCCGATGTTCGGCGATTTAACATACGAAGGAGAAGATACGGTAGGCGGCGTTGTGCTTACCGGGATGACGTTACGGCAAATCGTCTCGCTCACCGATAATTTCCTTACGTACTGGCAAAAATACCCGACGCTCGAATGGGTAAAACTTCATTTGATTTTGAAGACAATTAACAATTCATTTACAGGTCCGTTGAAGATTGTCAATCAACAGCCGCTTGCTTTTACCGGCGCGGTTCATATTGATAGTGTTCCGCTTTTTGGCGCGCCGACCATTGCACCGGCAAATGAGCCGTTACGGTTTGTCCCCGGCTCGCTCGATGAAACGCCGAATGCGTTTGCATTGAATCAGAATTATCCGAACCCGTTTAACCCGACAACGAATTTCGGATTTCGGATTTCGGATTTCGGAGTAGTGACGTTGAAGGTGTATGATATGATTGGACGGGAAGTGGCAACCGTGGTGAACAATCAGACAATGGAAGAAGGGGAATATGAGTTTTCCTTTGATGGTTCTTCGCTGGCAAGCGGTGTCTATTTCTACCGGCTGACCGCGACTTCTCTTGAGGACGGAACAACGTTTTCCGAAACAAAGCGGATGTTGATGATGAAATGA